Within Micromonospora narathiwatensis, the genomic segment GGGGCGAGACCGAGTACGGCATCAAGGGCATTCCGCTCGGCGGCTTCTGCAAGATCGTCGGGATGACCCCGCAGGACGACGACGTCGACCCGGCCGACCAGCCGCGCGCCATGTGGCGGTACCCGGTCTGGAAGCGGACGATCGTGATGTCCGCGGGCTCGATCACCCACTTCATCCTGGCCCTGGTGACGCTCTGGTTCATCGCGGTCACCGCCGGCCTGCCCAACCCGAAGTTCCCGAGCACCGACGAAGGATTCAAGGCCGAACCGGCGGTGATCGCCCTCGCGCCGTGCGTGGTGGTGGAGAACGCCAGCCGCGCCTGCCAGGCCGGCGACCCGGCCAGCCCGGCCGCGACCGCCCAGCTCAAGAGCGGTGACCGGATCACCGCGGTCAACGGCCAGGCGGTCTCCACCTGGGGCGACATGCTCGACGTGGTCCGCGCCACCAAGCCCGGCCCGGCCACCGTCGCCTACGTCCGCGACGGCACCCCGGCCACCGCCACCGTCGACCTGGCCGCCGTGCAGCGCCCGCCGCTGGACGACCCGAAGGGTGCCACCTCGGCGGTCTCCGCGCTCGGCGTCGCCCTGCGGCCCAGCACGCCCGCCCTGGTGCAGTACGGCCCGGGCGCCGCGTTCGGCGCGACCGCCGACTTCACCGGCAACATGGCGGTGCAGACCGCGCACGCCATGCAGCGGATCCCGCAGAAGGTCCCCGCCCTGTGGACCGCCGTCACCGGTGGCGAGCGGGACATGGACACCCCGATCAGCGTGGTCGGCGCCAGCCGGCTCGGCGGCGAGGCCGTGGAGAACAGCGCCTGGCTGGTGTTCTTCATGCTCTTCGTCTCGCTGAACTTCTTCATCGGCGTGTTCAACCTGCTGCCGCTGCTCCCGCTGGACGGCGGGCACATCGCGATCGCCTGGTTCGAACGGGTACGGTCCTGGCTCTACGCCCGGCTGCGCCGCCCCGACCCGGGCCGGGTCGACTACCTCAAGCTCATGCCCATCACGTACGTGGTGATCCTGATCGGTGGCGTGTTCACGCTGCTGACCGTCACCGCGGACGTCGTCAACCCGATCACGCTCTTCTCAAGGTGAGTGCCTGAAGTGACCGCTGTCAGTCTCGGGATGCCTCCCGTACCGCCGCCGCCGCTCGCCGCGCGCCGGGCCAGCCGCCAGATCATGGTCGGCTCGGTGCCGGTGGGCGGGGGCGCGCCGGTTTCGGTGCAGTCGATGACCACCACCCTGACCGCCGACGTCAACGCGACGCTCCAGCAGATCGCCGAGCTGACCGCGTCCGGTTGCCAGATCGTCCGGGTCGCCGTGCCGTCTCAGGACGACGTGGAGGCGCTGCCGGCGATCGCGAAGAAGTCGCAGATCCCGGTGATCGCCGACATCCACTTCCAACCGAAGTACGTCTTCGCCGCGATCGACGCCGGCTGCGCGGCGGTCCGGGTGAACCCGGGCAACATCCGGCAGTTCGACGACAAGGTCAAGGAGATCGCCAAGGCAGCCGGTGACGCCGGTGTGCCGATCCGGATCGGCGTCAACGCCGGCTCGCTGGACAAGCGGCTCCTGGCCAAGTACGGCAAGGCCACCGCCGAGGCGCTGGTCGAGTCGGCGCTCTGGGAGTGCTCGCTGTTCGAGGAGCACGGCTTCCGGGACATCAAGATCTCGGTCAAGCACAACGACCCGGTGGTGATGATCCGGGCCTACCGGCAGCTCGCCGAGAAGTGCGACTACCCGCTGCACCTGGGCGTGACCGAGGCCGGCCCGGCCTTCCAGGGCACCATCAAGTCGGCGGTCGCGTTCGGCGCGCTGCTGGCCGAGGGCATCGGCGACACCATCCGGGTCTCGCTCTCCGCCCCGCCGGTCGAGGAGATCAAGGTGGGCGCCGCGATCCTGGAGTCGTTGGGCCTGCGCGAGCGGGGTCTGGAGATCGTCTCCTGCCCGTCCTGCGGTCGGGCCCAGGTCGACGTCTACAAGCTGGCCGAGGAGGTCACCGCCGGCCTGGAGGGGCTGCCGGTGCCGCTGCGCGTGGCCGTCATGGGCTGCGTGGTCAACGGCCCGGGCGAGGCCCGCGAGGCCGACCTGGGGGTGGCCTCCGGCAACGGCAAGGGCCAGATCTTCGTCAAGGGCCAGGTCATCAAGACCGTGCCTGAGGGGCAGATCGTGGAGACGCTGATCGAGGAGGCGCTCCGGCTCGCCGCCGAGATGGGCGCGGAGATCCCCGAGGATCTGCGCGACCTGGTCCCCGGCGCCACGGTCACCGTGCACTGACCCCGGCTCCGCCCCGACGTGCGGCCGCCCTCACGGGGGTGGCCGCACGCGTCGTTTCCGGCCCGGTCAGGCCGGCGCCGTCGGCCTCGGTACGGCGGCGAACTCGGAGAGGGTGAACCATCGGGGCAGCGCCCGGCGCAGCGCCTCCGGGCCGGCCACCTCCACCGCGCCGCCGCGCAGTGCGTTCGGCCAGCTCAGGTCGCCCAGCCACACGCTTACCAGGGCGCGCAGGTCGGCGTGGACGGTCACCGAGACGCCGTGGCCCGGGTCCACGTCGCAGACGTCGGCCTCGCCGGTGTGGATGACGAGCCACCAGTCGCGCAGGTCCGCCGGCACGTCGCGGAAGCGGAACTGGACCACCGTCCGGCCGGCCGGGACGGCGTTGTGGTTCACGTGCCGGTGCATGTCCCACAGCAGCAGCTTCGGATCCAGGTCCGCGTCACCCAGCTCGCCGATCCAGCGGACGCCCCACGCGCCGAGCGCCTCAAGCACCGGCCGCAGTTCCCGGCCGGCCTGGGTCGGGACGTACCGTACGTCGGCACCGTCGACGTGCCGCTCCACGACGCCGGCCCGGACGAGCTGGTGCAGCCGCCGGGACAGCAGGGTGGGCGACATCCGCGGCAGACCCCGGCGCAGCTCGTTGAAGCGCTCGGAGCCGCTCACCAGCTCCCGGACGACCAGCAGCGTCCAGCGCTCGTCGAGCAGTTCCATGGCCTTCGCGACGGGGCAGAACTGGTGGTAGGAGGCCCCCATGAGCGGCACGCTACGCCGCCGGGGCAGGCCTGGACCAGGAGCTTGTCGGGTGCGGTACAGATCTCGTACTAGGTCGCGGCCTCCCCGCTGCCTACCGTCCGTTTCATCAGGACGACGCGGAGGAGCAATCATGATCGAATCAATGGAGCGGGATCGGGCGGTGAAGGCCGGACACCGGCAGATGTGGGCGCTCGGCAGTTACGCGGTGGTCGCCGCGGAGGTCATCCCCGAGCTGGGGGCGACCCTGGTCCGAGCGGCCGGCGCCGGCCCCGGCGACCGGGTGCTGGACGTGGCCGCCGGCACCGGCAACGCGGCCATCCCGGCGGCCCTGGCCGGGGCCAGCGTGGTGGCCAGCGACCTGACCCCGGAGCTGCTGGAGACCGGGCGGGCGCTCGCCGCGGAGCGCGGCGCCCGGCTGGACTGGCAGCAGGCCGACGCCGAGGCGCTTCCGTACGCCGACGGCGAGTTCGACCGGGTCCTGTCCTGCGTGGGCGTGATGTTCGCGCCCCGGCACCAGGCCGCTGCCGACGAGCTGGTCCGGGTCTGCCGGCCGGGGGGCACGATCGGTCTGATCAACTGGACGCCCGAGGGGTTCATCGGGCAGATGTTCGCCACGATGAAGCCGTACGCCCCACCGCCACCGCCGGGCGCGCAGCCCCCGCCACTGTGGGGGAGTGAGGACCATGTCCGTGCGCTGCTCGGGGATCGGGTCACCGATGTCGTCACCCGCCGTCAGGCGGTCATGGTGGACCGGTTCGCCAACCCGGAGGAGTTCCGCGACTTCTTCAAGGCCCACTACGGACCGACGATCGCGGTGTACCGGGCGATCGCCGGTGAACCCGAGCGGGTCGCCGCCCTGGATCAGGACCTCGCCGACCTGGCGCGGCGGCACAGCGAGGCCGGGAGGATGCGCTGGGAGTATCTGCTCGTCACCGCGCGTCGGGCCGCCTGAGCGTACGCCGGCCGGGGTGGCGGTCACGTGGCCACCCCGGCCGGCGTGCGTACGCCCGCCTCACTCGGATTCGGCGAGGATCGCGTACAGCTTGCGCCGGGTCTCGTCGAGCACCTGGGCGGCGCGTTCCCGCTGGTCGTCGGTGCCGGTCATCATGACCTGGCGCAGGGCGTGCATGGCCTGCTGCCCGGCGTCGCGGATGTCGTGCCAGCTGTTCACGGTGGTCTCGGCGAACTCCGCCCACGGCGGGTTCTGCGCCGCCGCGGCCGCTTCGTCGCGCCCCTGCTCGGTGAGGGCGAACCGCTTCCGTCCGCCGTCGGAGTCCGCGGCGGCGGCGATGACGCCCTCGTCCTCCAGCAGTTGCAGGGTCGGGTAGACCGATCCGGGGCTGGGCCGCCAGGCCCCGCCGGTCCGGGAGTCGATCTCCTGGATCATCTCGTAGCCGTGCATCGGCCGCTCGGTGAGCAGGGCCAGCACCGCGCCGCGCACGTTGGGTCGGCGTCCGCGCCCGCGGCCCCGCCCACCCCGGCCGTGCCCGTGGCCGTGCGGGCCGGGCGGGAACGGCGGCGGGCCGGGCGGTACGGGCGGAAAGCCGAAGCCTCGCATCCGCCGGTCGTGCATCTCGTGCAGTCGTCGATGGAAACCCATCGCGTCCTCCTTGGTCGTCGTATCACTGATACCTCGACGATATATCGGAAATGCATCGCCGACAAGACGGTTGGCCAAGGCGGGACTGCAAACCGTACGTACGTCTTGCTATGGTGTCGCCCGTGCGCCTGCTTCCCGAACCGGGCCCGGCCCGGACCCTCGCCCTCTCCACGCTGGTCAACACCGTCGGCCGGGGCACCTGGCTGACCGTCAGTGCGCTCTTCCTGACCCGGTCGGTGGGGCTGACCGTGACCCAGGTCGGCGTCGGCCTCACCGTCACCGCGCTGGTCAGCCTCGTGGCCAGCACCCCGATGGGCTATCTCGCCGACCGGTACGGCCCGCGCGGAATGCAACTCGCCGCGCTGCTCGCCTCGGCCGCGTTCACCGCCGCCCTGGTGGCCGTCCGGTCGTTCCCGACGTTCCTCGCGGTCGGCGTGCTGATGGCGGTCGCCGACGCGGTCAGCCGGGGCGCCCGGGGCGCGCTGATCGCCGGGGCGGTCCCGCCCGACCAGCGGGTCCGGACCCGGGCCTGGCTGCGCGCGGTCACCAACGTGGGGATCTCCGTCGGGGCGGTGGCCGCCGGCTTCGGCATCGCGGCGGACACCCGTCCGGCGTACGTGGCGCTGATCCTGCTCGACGCGGTGACCTACCTGGGCGCGGCGGCGATCCTGCTCCGGCTGCCCGCGCTGCCGCCGGTGCCCGCGCCGACGCACGGCCCGCGCCTGATCGCGCTGCGGGACCGCCCGTTCCTCGCCTTCACCGTGCTGGACGGACTGATGTCCATGCACTTCGGGCTGATCAACATCGCCCTGCCGCTCTGGATCGCCGAGCACACCGAAGCGCC encodes:
- a CDS encoding MFS transporter, whose protein sequence is MRLLPEPGPARTLALSTLVNTVGRGTWLTVSALFLTRSVGLTVTQVGVGLTVTALVSLVASTPMGYLADRYGPRGMQLAALLASAAFTAALVAVRSFPTFLAVGVLMAVADAVSRGARGALIAGAVPPDQRVRTRAWLRAVTNVGISVGAVAAGFGIAADTRPAYVALILLDAVTYLGAAAILLRLPALPPVPAPTHGPRLIALRDRPFLAFTVLDGLMSMHFGLINIALPLWIAEHTEAPRWLVSGCLLVNTVMVVLFQVRASRGTEELTGAARAARRAGAVIAVACLFFAASGGVSAPVAVVLLLAGALVHVVGELWHAAAGWGVSFGLAPAHAQGQYQGAYGMGMQLGSMVAPVVVTTLAVGWGVPGWLLLGVLFLLLGALVPPVVAWAGRTRPVEGAAAPVPVG
- a CDS encoding winged helix-turn-helix transcriptional regulator; its protein translation is MGASYHQFCPVAKAMELLDERWTLLVVRELVSGSERFNELRRGLPRMSPTLLSRRLHQLVRAGVVERHVDGADVRYVPTQAGRELRPVLEALGAWGVRWIGELGDADLDPKLLLWDMHRHVNHNAVPAGRTVVQFRFRDVPADLRDWWLVIHTGEADVCDVDPGHGVSVTVHADLRALVSVWLGDLSWPNALRGGAVEVAGPEALRRALPRWFTLSEFAAVPRPTAPA
- a CDS encoding M50 family metallopeptidase, with product MSYLLGVVLFAAAILISVSLHEAGHMLTAKAFGMKVTRYFVGFGPTLWSFKRGETEYGIKGIPLGGFCKIVGMTPQDDDVDPADQPRAMWRYPVWKRTIVMSAGSITHFILALVTLWFIAVTAGLPNPKFPSTDEGFKAEPAVIALAPCVVVENASRACQAGDPASPAATAQLKSGDRITAVNGQAVSTWGDMLDVVRATKPGPATVAYVRDGTPATATVDLAAVQRPPLDDPKGATSAVSALGVALRPSTPALVQYGPGAAFGATADFTGNMAVQTAHAMQRIPQKVPALWTAVTGGERDMDTPISVVGASRLGGEAVENSAWLVFFMLFVSLNFFIGVFNLLPLLPLDGGHIAIAWFERVRSWLYARLRRPDPGRVDYLKLMPITYVVILIGGVFTLLTVTADVVNPITLFSR
- a CDS encoding PadR family transcriptional regulator → MGFHRRLHEMHDRRMRGFGFPPVPPGPPPFPPGPHGHGHGRGGRGRGRGRRPNVRGAVLALLTERPMHGYEMIQEIDSRTGGAWRPSPGSVYPTLQLLEDEGVIAAAADSDGGRKRFALTEQGRDEAAAAAQNPPWAEFAETTVNSWHDIRDAGQQAMHALRQVMMTGTDDQRERAAQVLDETRRKLYAILAESE
- the ispG gene encoding flavodoxin-dependent (E)-4-hydroxy-3-methylbut-2-enyl-diphosphate synthase, which gives rise to MTAVSLGMPPVPPPPLAARRASRQIMVGSVPVGGGAPVSVQSMTTTLTADVNATLQQIAELTASGCQIVRVAVPSQDDVEALPAIAKKSQIPVIADIHFQPKYVFAAIDAGCAAVRVNPGNIRQFDDKVKEIAKAAGDAGVPIRIGVNAGSLDKRLLAKYGKATAEALVESALWECSLFEEHGFRDIKISVKHNDPVVMIRAYRQLAEKCDYPLHLGVTEAGPAFQGTIKSAVAFGALLAEGIGDTIRVSLSAPPVEEIKVGAAILESLGLRERGLEIVSCPSCGRAQVDVYKLAEEVTAGLEGLPVPLRVAVMGCVVNGPGEAREADLGVASGNGKGQIFVKGQVIKTVPEGQIVETLIEEALRLAAEMGAEIPEDLRDLVPGATVTVH
- a CDS encoding class I SAM-dependent methyltransferase yields the protein MIESMERDRAVKAGHRQMWALGSYAVVAAEVIPELGATLVRAAGAGPGDRVLDVAAGTGNAAIPAALAGASVVASDLTPELLETGRALAAERGARLDWQQADAEALPYADGEFDRVLSCVGVMFAPRHQAAADELVRVCRPGGTIGLINWTPEGFIGQMFATMKPYAPPPPPGAQPPPLWGSEDHVRALLGDRVTDVVTRRQAVMVDRFANPEEFRDFFKAHYGPTIAVYRAIAGEPERVAALDQDLADLARRHSEAGRMRWEYLLVTARRAA